One Cucurbita pepo subsp. pepo cultivar mu-cu-16 chromosome LG11, ASM280686v2, whole genome shotgun sequence DNA window includes the following coding sequences:
- the LOC111805611 gene encoding transcription factor BIM2 isoform X2 produces MRTGKSNQEDEEYEDDEMVAKREGPSSTSNANSSIGNSKDAKNNDRANAIRSKHSVTEQRRRSKINERFQILRDLIPHSDQKRDTASFLLEVIEYVQYLQEKVQKYEGSYQNWSGEPTKLIPWRNSHWRMQTFVGHPQSVKNGSASGPTFSGKFDDNNISISPAMLASSQNPLDSHSGRDVLQDADITNKVPLPMSLEGNIHASIRSDGVLDQSLQIPISGGQATECPIANNASSQPEEMAIEGGTISISSLYSEGSVHIGCLNSCFWRRSFAWSLPRIW; encoded by the exons ATGAGAACGGGGAAAAGCAATCAGGAAGATGAAGAGTATGAGGACGACGAGATGGTTGCTAAAAGAGAGGGGCCTTCTTCTACTTCCAACGCTAATAGTAGCATCGGAAATAGCAAAG ATGCGAAGAACAACGATAGGGCTAATGCCATACGGTCGAAGCACTCTGTCACCGAGCAGCGCAGAAGAAGCAAGATAAATGAGAG ATTCCAGATTTTGAGAGATCTTATACCTCACAGCGATCAGAAGAGAGATACCGCGTCATTTTTATTGGAG GTGATTGAGTATGTTCAGTATTTACAGGAGAAGGTGCAGAAGTACGAGGGTTCTTATCAGAATTGGAGTGGGGAGCCTACTAAGTTAATACCATGG AGAAACAGTCATTGGCGTATGCAGACTTTTGTTGGTCATCCACAGTCTGTAAAAAATGGTTCTGCTTCAGGACCAACGTTTTCAGGGAAGTTTGATGACAACAACATTTCAATTTCCCCAGCCATGCTTGCAAGCTCACAAAATCCCCTCGACTCCCATTCAGGCAGAGATGTTCTGCAGGATGCTGACATAACAAATAAAGTTCCACTTCCCATGTCTCTGGAAGGAAATATACATGCTTCTATCCGTAGTGACGGTGTTCTTGATCAATCTCTCCAGATTCCAATTTCCGGTGGACAGGCAACGGAGTGTCCCATCGCCAACAATGCATCAAGCCAACCGGAAGAGATGGCTATTGAAGGGGGTACAATAAGCATTTCAAGTCTTTATTCAGAAGGGTCAGTt CATATAGGATGTCTGAATAGTTGCTTTTGGAGGCGTTCATTTGCATGGTCTCTTCCTAGGATTTGGTAA
- the LOC111805611 gene encoding transcription factor BIM2 isoform X1 has protein sequence MRTGKSNQEDEEYEDDEMVAKREGPSSTSNANSSIGNSKDAKNNDRANAIRSKHSVTEQRRRSKINERFQILRDLIPHSDQKRDTASFLLEVIEYVQYLQEKVQKYEGSYQNWSGEPTKLIPWRNSHWRMQTFVGHPQSVKNGSASGPTFSGKFDDNNISISPAMLASSQNPLDSHSGRDVLQDADITNKVPLPMSLEGNIHASIRSDGVLDQSLQIPISGGQATECPIANNASSQPEEMAIEGGTISISSLYSEGLLNSLTQALQNTGLDLSQASVSIQVDLGKRANKGLPFGMPIFKETGNPSSSGHPAMAHVGDLGSGDDSEQVKKRLRT, from the exons ATGAGAACGGGGAAAAGCAATCAGGAAGATGAAGAGTATGAGGACGACGAGATGGTTGCTAAAAGAGAGGGGCCTTCTTCTACTTCCAACGCTAATAGTAGCATCGGAAATAGCAAAG ATGCGAAGAACAACGATAGGGCTAATGCCATACGGTCGAAGCACTCTGTCACCGAGCAGCGCAGAAGAAGCAAGATAAATGAGAG ATTCCAGATTTTGAGAGATCTTATACCTCACAGCGATCAGAAGAGAGATACCGCGTCATTTTTATTGGAG GTGATTGAGTATGTTCAGTATTTACAGGAGAAGGTGCAGAAGTACGAGGGTTCTTATCAGAATTGGAGTGGGGAGCCTACTAAGTTAATACCATGG AGAAACAGTCATTGGCGTATGCAGACTTTTGTTGGTCATCCACAGTCTGTAAAAAATGGTTCTGCTTCAGGACCAACGTTTTCAGGGAAGTTTGATGACAACAACATTTCAATTTCCCCAGCCATGCTTGCAAGCTCACAAAATCCCCTCGACTCCCATTCAGGCAGAGATGTTCTGCAGGATGCTGACATAACAAATAAAGTTCCACTTCCCATGTCTCTGGAAGGAAATATACATGCTTCTATCCGTAGTGACGGTGTTCTTGATCAATCTCTCCAGATTCCAATTTCCGGTGGACAGGCAACGGAGTGTCCCATCGCCAACAATGCATCAAGCCAACCGGAAGAGATGGCTATTGAAGGGGGTACAATAAGCATTTCAAGTCTTTATTCAGAAGG GTTATTGAACAGCTTGACTCAAGCTCTGCAGAATACTGGACTGGATTTGTCACAGGCTAGTGTCTCCATTCAGGTTGATCTTGGAAAGAGAGCAAATAAAGGTCTCCCATTTGGAATGCCCATTTTTAAG GAAACTGGCAACCCTTCCTCCTCCGGCCACCCTGCAATGGCACACGTAGGGGACCTGGGTAGTGGAGATGACTCAGAACAAGTGAAAAAGCGGCTAAGAACATGA